A region of the Streptomyces durocortorensis genome:
CCAGCCACGGGTCGTACAACACCAGAAGGACAACCGCCGCCGCCAGAGCGGGGATCAGGGACCTCCGGCGCCCGGTCCCGATCGCGAGAAGGGTGATGAGGCCGCACGTGGCCGCGCGCAGCACGCTCGGCTCCGGGCGGCACACCACGATGAACATCAGCGTCAGCGCACCGCCGATCACTGCGGTCCCCCGCAAGGTGATGCCCAACCTGGGTGCCAGGCCACGCCGTTCACTGCTCAGCGCCGCCCCCGGAGGACCGATGAGGAGGAAGAGGAGAATCGAGAGATTCGCCCCGGAAACGGAGAGCAGGTGCGTCAGGTCGGTCGCCTTGAAGGCGTCGTGCAGCTCGGGCGAGACCCTGGAGGTGTCACCGACGACCAGCCCCGGCAGCAACGCCCGCGCGTCCGTGTCGAGACCGTCCGCCGCCTCCCGCAGTCCGGCGCGCAGCTCCCCCGCCGCGCGCTGGATCCATGTCGGCGGCCCCGTGATCCGCGGCACGCCCGCACCGTCCACCCTCAGGACGGCGGCGAGGCGTTCACCCTCGTGCAACGGTGGCGAGAGCCGACCGCTGACCCGGAGCCGGGTGGACGGCAACACCTGCTGCCAGTCCTCCCGGTGGTCACCCGCCGGAACCATGAGCAGCACCGGCGTACGTACCCGGGAGCCCCGGCCGTCGGGCGCCACCATCTCAATGACATCGGCGTCGATCAGGAGAAGGGCCGGGGCGCTGTGGTTGCCCCGCACCGCCGGACGGGCCGGGCGCGGATCGGCGGTCACCCGCACTTCGGCCTCGACCCGCGCGTCCTTCTGCGCCAGCCCCGGAACGGGACCGCGCCGCACATCGGCCCCATGGAACCCCGCCACTGCCGCGCCCGCCGCCGCACAGAGCAGAACGGCCCCGGCAGCGGCCCCTGGCCCAACGCCCCTCCCCTCCCGAGAAGGCGCCCGAAAGGCGACCACCAGCAGAGCGAGCGCCGGTACGGCACAGGCGACGACCACCACGGCCACCCAGCGCCCCGGCAGCCCCAGGGCCCACGCCGCGGCCGCCCAGGTCGCCAGGGCGGGCGGGACGAGCCGCAGGTCCACGGGCCCCTCCGCCCGAGAAGCCTCCTCCCCCGGCACCCCCACGGCACCGCCACTCGCGGCCGCATCAGCAGCCGTGTCCGCACCACTCTCCGTGCGGGAACCCTCATCGCGATCCGTACCCGGAACCGGACTCGAACCCGGGCCCGGAACCGGACTCGAACCCGGGCCCGGAACCGGAACCGGAACCGGAACCGGACTCCAGCCAAGGGGCCTCTGCCGGGCCCACAGGCCACTCATGGCCGTACTAGCGGTTGGATGTCGGCGAATCGGCGGTCGCCGATTCCTGTGACTTGGCGAAGCTCGTCGACGGACCGGAATCCACCGTTCTCCGTGCGGTAGTCGATCATGCGCTGGGCCAGCACGGGCCCGACCCCCGGCAGGGTTTCGAGCTGATCCGCGGTCGCCGTGTTCAGGCTCAGCGGTGCCGCGGGGCCGGGCAGCCCCGGCGCACCCGCCGCCCCTTGCGATCCGCCTCCGCCGCCGGTCGCGCCGGGGGCGGTGAGGCCGGGCGGAAGACCGACGACGACCTGCTCACCGTCGGCCAGGACCCGCGCCCGGTTGAGCCCGGTGACATCGGTGCCGTCCCTCACACCACCGGCCGCACGGAGCGCGTCCGCCACCCGCGAGCCCGCCGGGAGCCGACGAACGCCCGGCCGGTGCACCTTGCCGCTCACATCGACCACGACCTCCCCGCCCGCGGCCGGGCCCTGCGCTTCCCCGGCAACCGGGCGGGGCACCGGGTCGGGGCCGCCGGACCGTAACGGCTCCTGCGGCAGCGTGAGGTCCGTCGCGTCCCCCTCCGCGGCGACCGGCTCCGGCGCACGCACCGCCTGGGGCCGCGCGGACCAGAAGTGGAACGCGCCAAGAGCCACGGCGGCGAGCAGCACGAGGCCCAGCACCAGCGGCGTCCGCGGGGCCAGACCGCACCGGAGCCGCACCCACAACGGCAGCCGCTCCCGGACCGCCGACACAAGACGACGGGCACGCGACGGCTCGCCGGACACCTCCGGGACATTCGCGCCGTCGTCGCGCCCCGCATCCCGCTCGGGAGCGGCGACGGGGACGGAGGCGGGGACGGAGGCAGGGACGACAGGGACGGAAGCAGGCCCGGGGTCCACTCCGCCGTCAGCCCCGGGGACGCCCGCCATCAGCGCATCCGCCCGCCGTCGACCCGCCGCAGCGGCAAGGGCGGCATGCCCCCGCGCGGAGTGGCGCCCACCCCTGCGGTGGCGCGGGCGGGCAGCGTGTCGAGACCCGGGCCGGATGCCCGCCCGACCGCTCGGGCGAGTGCCGGAACCGTGCCGCGGCCACCCGGGCGGCCGCCCCGGCACAGGATCAGGATCAGGATCAGGCAGAAGATCGTTCAGCTGAGCTGACGAATGGATGGACGACTGGACGGAAAAGGCATCGGGAGCGGACACCCGAGGAGTTCGAAGGGCCATGCCTCACGACGTTAGGCACATCCGTCCGAACCTGCTGAGCAGCCCCGATTCCTGTGGAAAGACCGCCAGTTGTGGATAACTCGACCACTCCTCGGGGTGAAAAACAGCCCCGCCCCGAAGAATGACGGAACCACAATCACGGAACCACGAGCCACGAGCCACGAGCCACGCGCCACGAACCTCGATCACCGCACCGAGATCACCGCACCCAGCAGCCCCGGCCCCGTGTGCGCACCGATCACCGCGCCGACCTCGCTGACGTGCAGGTCGACCAGACCGGGGACACGTTCGCGCAGCCGCTCCGCCAGGCGGTCGGCGCGGTCCGGAGCAGCGAGGTGGTGGACGGCGATGTCCACCGCCGCTTCGCCCGCACGCTCGGCCACGATCTCCTCCAGGCGGGCAATCGCCTTGGACGCCGTCCTTACCTTCTCCAGCAGCTCGATCCGGCCTCCGTCGAGCTCCAGGATCGGCTTCACCGCCAGGGCGGACCCCAGCAGGGCCTGGGCCGTGCCGATACGGCCGCCCCGGCGCAGATAGTCCAGCGTGTCGACATAGAAGTAGGCGGACGTCCCGGCCGCCCGCTTCTCCGCGGCCGCCGCCACCTCGTCCAGGCCGCCCCCCGCCTCCGCCGCCTCCGCCGCCGCGAGGGCGCAGAATCCGAGGGCCATGGCTACCATGCCGGTGTCCACCACCCGTACCGGGATGGGGGCGTCCTTCGCCGCGAGCAGCGCCGCGTCGTACGTGCCTGAGAACTCCGCCGAAAGGTGCAGCGACACCACGGCGTCGGCCCCGCCAACTGCCGCCGCCCGGTAGGCCGCCGCGAAGACCTCGGGGCTCGGGCGGGACGTGGTCACGGAGTGGCGTTTCTGCAGCGCCAGGGCGAGTGAACGGGCCGAGATCTCCGTGCCCTCCTCCAGCGCCTGATCGCCCAGGACGACGGTCAGCGGCACCGCGGTGATGCCGTGCCGTTCCATCGTCGGGCGCGGCAGATAGGCCGTGGAATCGGTGACGACAGCGACATGGCGGGACATGTGCCGGAGGTTACCTGGCGTACCGGGAGTGCGGCAGCCCGGCCCCGGGCCTCTGATCATTCATGGTCACTTCGGAACGTATGCGGTCGGAGCGCTTCCCGGATCGCGTACGTCAGTTCGTCGTTTCCGGCCGGGCGGACTTCTCCCACGGGTAGCTCGTGCGCTTCCGCGGGTCCGGTGCGGTGATCGCCTGCGGGGCCTCTTCGCCGGCCTGACCGGCCCAGGCCTCGTCGGCCGTGCTGCTGCTTCCGGCCGAGGCGGCCGGTTCGGGCCAGTCCGTTCCGGGGCCGTGGCCGGGGGTCGTGGACGTCCCGGGGCCGTGGCCCGGGGTCGCGGACGCCCCGGCACCCGGTGCACGCGACGGCTCCTCGACGGTCCAGTGCCGCAGCGCACCGGCCTCGACGTCGATCTGTGCGTTCAGCGCGTCCAGGTCGTCGTCGGCGAACTGCCGCGCCCGGTCCCGCGCCGCCCAGCGCAGCGACTCCGCCGAGTGCGTGATCCGCTGGGTCCGCTCCTTCAGCTGGGGCAGCAGGGCCGCGACCGTCGACCGGTCCGGCTCGCGCTCCAGCCGCTTCAGCTCGTCGTCCAGCTCAAGGCCGTGCGCGCTCAGCCGCCGGAAGAGCGCCACCGACTCCGAGAGCGAGGCGTCCTCCGCCACACCGGCGTGCAGGGCGTCCTGGGTGGCGCGCATCGACGTCCGCAGGGCGAGCCGGAGCTGTGCGAGCTCGCCGACGACACCGGGCTGGCCGAAGCTCTTGGCCCGGAGCGTGGTGTCCTCCACGGTGCGGCGGGCCTGCGTGATCGTGCGGTCCACGCCCCGCTTGGCCGCGCCGACGACCTTCACGGTCACGTAGACGCCCAGCGCGATGAACGCGACGAAGAGCAGCGCCAGGATCGTGATCGCGGCTTCCATGAATGCCCCTCGGTTTCTCGATGCGGCCCGCCGATACCGGTCGCCCCCTCCACCGTAAACGGAACGGGCAGGCCGAGGGTTCCTTCGGAACCCCCAACCTGCCCGTAGGGGATGGCCCTAACCATCCGCAAAGGCCATCACGCCACCCGCAAGAACCGTCACGCGGGGACGATGTTCACCAGCTTCGGGGCACGCACGATCACCTTGCGGATGCCCGCCCCGCCCAGCGCCGCCACGACCGCGTCGTCAGCCAGGGCCAGCGCCTCCAGCTCCTCGTCCGTGACAGACGGGGAGATCTCCAGACGGGCCCGGACCTTGCCCTTGATCTGGACGACGCAGGTGACCGTCTCGTCCACGACGTACGCCGGGTCCGCCACGGGGAAGTCCTGGTGGACGACCGACTCGGTGTGGCCCAGCCGGCGCCACAGCTCCTCGGCCACATGCGGGGCCAGCGGGGCGATCAGCAGGACCAGCCGCTCGGCGACCGAGCGCGACAGCGGGCCGCCGGCCTTCGTCAGGTGGTTGTTCAGTTCGGTGATCTTGGCGATGGCGGTGTTGAACCGCATGCCGGCCAGGTCCTGGCCGACCCCGTCGATGGCCTTGTGCAGGGCCCGCAGAGTGTCCTCGCCGGGCTCCGTGTCGACGACGGTGACCTCGCCGGTCTCCTCGTCGACCACATTGCGCCACAGCCGCTGCAACAGCCGGTACTGACCGACGACGGCCCGCGTGTCCCAGGGACGCGACACGTCCAGGGGGCCCATCGCCATCTCGTACAGGCGCAGGGTGTCCGCACCGTACTCGGCGCAGATCTCGTCCGGCGTGACCGCGTTCTTCAGGGACTTGCCCATCTTGCCCAGGACGCGGCTGACCTTCTCGCCCTCGTAGTAGAAGCCGCCGTCGCGCTCCTCCACCTCGGCGGCCGGGACGGCGATGCCCCGGCTGTCGCGGTAGACGAAAGCCTGGATCATGCCCTGGTTGTACAGCTTGTGGAACGGCTCGGCCGACGAGATGTGGCCCAGGTCGTGCAGCACCTTGGACCAGAAGCGCGCGTACAGCAGGTGCAGCACGGCGTGCTCGGCGCCGCCGACGTACAGGTCGACACCGCCGGTGGGCTGGCCCTCGCGCGGGCCCATCCAGTACTGCTCGATCTCCGGGTCGACCAGCTGCCGGTCGTTGTTCGGGTCCAGGTAGCGCAGCTCGTACCAGCAGGAACCGGCCCAGTTGGGCATGGTGTTGGTCTCGCGGCGGTACTTTCGCGGACCGGCCCCGTCGCCCAGGTCCAGCGTGACGTTGACCCAGTCGGCGTTGCGTGACAGCGGGGTCTCGGGCTGCGCGCTCGCGTCCTCCGGGTCGAAGGTGCGCGGCGAGTAGTCCTCGACCTCCGGCAGCTCCAGCGGCAGCATCGACTCGGGCAGCGGGTGGGCGATGCCGTCCTCGTCGTAGACGATCGGGAAGGGCTCGCCCCAGTAGCGCTGGCGGCTGAACAGCCAGTCGCGCAGCCGGAAGTTGACGGTGCCCTCGCCGACACCGTGCTCCTTCAGCCACTCGGTGATCGTCGCCTTGGCCTCGACGACGCCCAGGCCGTCCAGCGAGATCTCGTCGTTCGCGGAGTTGACCAGCTTCGCGTCGTACGAACTGAAGGCGTCGTCCCACGTGGAGGGGTCGGTTCCGCGGTCGTCGGACGGCTGGACGACACAGCGCATCGGCAGCTCGAAGGCGCGCGCGAAGGCGAAGTCGCGCGCGTCGTGCGCCGGTACGGCCATGATCGCGCCGGTGCCGTAGCCCATCAGGACGTAGTCCGCGATGAAGACGGGGACCTTCTCGCCGCTGACCGGGTTGGTGGCGTACGCGCCGGTGAAGACACCGGTCTTGTCCTTGGCCTCGGCCTGCCGCTCGACGTCGGACTTGGCGGCGGCCTGCTTGCGGTACGCGGTGACGGCCTCGGCCGGGCTCGCGTGTCCGCCGGTCCACACCGGGTGGGTGCCCTCGGGCCAGGCGGCCGGAATGATCCGCTCGACCATGTCGTGCTCGGGGGCCAGCACCATGTACGTGGCGCCGAACAGGGTGTCCTGACGGGTGGTGAAGACGGTGATGCCGCCCGCGGTGTCGACCGGGAACTCGACCCGGGCACCCTCGGAGCGCCCGATCCAGTTGCGCTGCTGCAACTTGATGGCCTCGGGCCAGTCCAGCCCGTCCAGGTCGTTCAGCAGCCGGTCGGCGTAGGCGGTGATGCGCATGTTCCACTGGCGCAGCTTGGCCTTGAAGACGGGGAAGTTGCCGCGCTCGGAGCGACCGTCGGCGGTGACCTCCTCGTTGGCCAGCACGGTGCCCAGACCGGGCGACCAGTTGACGGGCGCGTCGGAGGCGTACGCCAGGCGGTACTGGCCCAGCAGGTCCGCGCGCTCGGCGGCGGTCAGCTCGCTCCACTCACGACCGTCGGGGGTCGCGCGGGTGCCGTTCTCGAACTGCTCGACCAGCTCGGCGATCGGGCGGGCCCGGTCGGCCTCGGTGTCGTACCAGGAATTGAAGATCTGCAGGAAGATCCACTGCGTCCACTTGTAGTACTCGGACTCGATCGTCGCGAAGGAGCGGCGGTTGTCGTGTCCCAGCCCCAGACGGCGCAGCTGGACCTTCATGTTCTCCATGTTGGCCTCGGTGGAGACCCGGGGGTGCGTGCCCGTCTGGACCGCGTACTGCTCGGCGGGCAGGCCGAAGGCGTCGAAGCCCAGGGTGTGCAGCACGTTGTGGCCGGTCATCCGCTGGTGGCGGGCGTAGACATCGGTGGCGATGTAGCCCAGGGGGTGCCCGACGTGCAGCCCGGCCCCCGAGGGGTACGGGAACATGTCCATGATGAACTTCTTCGGCCTGGCGGCCAGCTCCGGGTCGCCCGCCAGGTCACCGGTGGGGTTCGGCGCCTCGTACGTCCCCTCGGCGTCCCAGAAGTCCTGCCAGCGTGCCTCGATGTCGGCGGCCATCGCCGCCGTGTAGCGGTGCGGCGCAGCCGTCTCGGCAGCGGAATTCGTCTCGCTCATGATCCTCAAAGCTCCATCGATCGTCATCTGCCGGGAAACGAAAAAACCCCTCGCACAGGAGGGGACGCCGCGCTGACTCCGACCAGGCGTTCTCACCGGTCGGAACTGTTCAGCGCGGCTCGCTAAGCAGAAGGCGTACGGCACGCATGGCGTCAGGGTACCGCACGGGCCCGGAAGGGAGCGGGGAGCGACCGGAGAGCGGACACGGCGCGCGAGAGCCGGGACCCCACCCTTCCCCCGTCGCCCTCCGTAGTCGGCGCGTGATGTTTCCGTGGGTGCGCGGTGTGCGTTCCGCGGACTTCCCGTGGGTATTCCACTGAGTCCTGGGGCGACTCACGGGACGGAGGGAACTCCCGGGAAGCGGAGGTTACTCGGCGTACCCACTTCTATCGGGGCAACCACGCAAAGCCCGTACTGGTTGGTATGGGGCGTCCTAGCATGCGGCAACGGGACCGCTTTGCCGAACTATTCGGAGTCGCCCCCATGAACCCTCATCGCAAGATCCGCGTATCCCCCACCATGAGCCCCGGAATGAGTCGGCCGGTACAGGGCGGCCTCACTGTCGCCGCCCTGGTCTTCGTCCCCCTACTCGCCGTCGCAGGGAGCGACGGCTTGCGCACCACCCTCGATTTCACCACCGGCGTCCTGTCGCTGGTGTCGCTCAGCGCGGCCGTCGCCTGGGGCCTGCTGGCCACGGACCGGCTGTTCCTCTCCACCCGCCAGCGGATCGTCTGCCAGGGCATCCACCGGGCCACCGCCGTGGCCTCGCTCGGCTTTCTGCTGCTGCACGGCACCGTGAAGGTCGCCCTCGGGCATGTCGATCTGATCGGTGCCCTCATACCCTTCGGCCTCGGCGTCACCGGCACGGCGGGACTGATCGGCTTCGGCTCGCTGGCCGGTCTGCTGATGGTCGTCACGGCCGCGACCGGCGCCCTGCGCAGCGCGTTCGCCCAGCCCTCCCCCACGGCCACCCGACTCGGCCAGTCGCTCGGGTCCCCCCGGGAGGCGGGCGGGATCGCGGGCCGGTGGCGCGCCCTGCACGGGCTGTCCTATCCGGCCTGGTGCGCCGCGCTGGTCCACGGCCTGTACGCGGGCCGCGCGCCCGCGACCTGGGTGGTCGTGATGTACGGCCTGTGCCTGGCCGGTGTCGCGGGCGTGCTGTGCCTGCGGCTGCTGCCCCGCCCGACGAAGCGGCGGATCGCCGACCGGATCGCGGAGCTGCTGGGCCAGGGCCCGCCGCCCGCCCCGGACCCGGTCCTGCGCGAGTCCCCGTCCTCCGGTGCGGAGCCCTGGTCCGACCCGGTCGGCTGGAGCGAGCCGGGCGGGGACGTACGGGGCACGCCCGTGCGCCCGCGCACCCTGTCGGCGCCGATACCCCCGGCGGAGTCCCCGCCGTCGGCGATCCCCGGCTCGCTGCACGAGGCACCGACGGAGACGCTGTACGGCAGCCGGGCACCCCTGTACGAGCCCCCGCCCCGCAGCGCCGACCGCATCACCTTCGACCCTCCCGGGGACACGCCGGTTCAGGGGTGGCGGAAGGGGCCCGGTCCGGGGATAGCGGCCGGATATCGCGCTGTCTCGCTCGGCGGTGGCCCCTCGCTCCCGTCGGAGAGCCGCTGGCCCTCGCCGTCCCCCGCACCTCCCGCACAGGCGCACTCCACATCCCCCGCGCCGGCGCACCCCAGTCCGTCCCACGCGGCCGAGCACACCTACGCGCCGCCCCAGGAACCACCTCTGTACGCATCCCGGTTCGACACGACACCTACTTATGGCACTCCGGAATACGACACCGGCGCGCCGACTCCGTACGCCCCGCCCTCCGCCCCGCTGCCTTCCGAAGGCGCCCACGGACCGGCGCCCACCGGCGGCATACAGGCTGACGCGACGTCTTCTTACGCAGCACCTCCTTACGGCACGCCTTCTTCTGGCACGCCGCCCCATTCCTACGGCACGCCGGAGTACGACAGCGGCCCCCCGACGCCGGACAGCACCACCACGACCACTCCCTTCGCCTCCCCCTTCACCGCCCCCGGCGCCGAGCCGCATGCCGAGCCGTTCGCCGCTCCCCCGGCAGGCGAGCCCTGGCACGCACCCGCAGGAGACCGACCGTGAACGTCCCCCTCCCCGATGTTCCCGAGGTCCGCGTCGTCGGCCTGCCGCAGCTGACCACCGGCTTCGACCTCGTGGAACGGCTCGACCTCGCCATGCACCTGAAGGTCCACGGGCCACTCGAACCGATGACGGGCGAGCGGCTGGCCGAACTGGCCGAGGCGATTTCCCTACGCGGAAGGGGAGGTGCCGGTTTCCCCTTCGGCAGGAAGCTGCGGGCGGTGGCGAAGGCGTCCATCCGCCGCGGTGTGCGGCCTGTCGTCGTGATCAACGGCAGTGAGGGCGAACCCGCCTGCCGCAAGGACACCGTGCTCCTCAACCGCGCCCCCCACCTCATCCTGGACGGCGCCCTGCTGGCCGCGGAGGCACTCGGCGCACGCACCCTGGTTGTCGCCGTCACCCGCAACTCCACAGAGGTGTCCGTGCGGGCGGCTCTCGCCGAGCGCGGCCTCTCCGACCGGCGCGGCCTGCCGCTGCGCGCCCGGGTGGTCCGCACCCCGGAACGCATGGTCTCCGGCGAGGCATCCTCGGTGATCCGGGCGGCGAACGGCGGGCCCGCCCTGCCGCCGGGCCGGCGCGAGCGGGCGGCGGAGACCGGGGTGGGCGGCGCCCCTACCCTGCTGTCGAACGCGGAGACGTACGCACAGCTCGCCGTCGCCGCCCGGATCGGCCCGCGCCGCTACGGGCACACCGGCCTGCCGAACGAACCGGGCACCGTCCTGCTCACCGTCTCCGGAGCGGTGGCGCGGCCGATGGTCATCGAGGTGCCGACCGGGGTGCCGCTGCGGTACATCCTGCAACTGGCCGACGCTCCCCCGCTGCCGCAGGGCGTCCTGACGGGCGGCTATCACGGCAACTGGATCGACGCGGTCTCCTCGCACAACGCCGTGGTCTCCCGCGAGTCCCTGGCCACCGTGGGCGGCGCGCTCGGGGCCGGCGCCATCCTGCCGATCGGGCCGGACACCTGCCCGCTCGGCGAGTCCCTCCGGATCGCCAACTGGCTGGCCGCCGAGACCGCCGGGCAGTGCGGTCCGTGCAAGCTGGGGCTCCCCGCCGCCGCGGGCGGCCTCTCCGACCTGCTGAACGGGGGCGGGCCCGCGGCCCTGGAGGCCCTGCGCGAGGTCACCCAGGCCGTGAAGGGCCGGGGGGCGTGCAAACACCCGGACGGTTCGGCGCGGTTCCTGCTCTCCACCTTGTCGGCGTTCACGGACGACCTCGCCGCACACGTCCTGGACGGCGGCTGCGGGCGGGAGACGGCCGGGGTGCTGCCGCTGCCCGGACCTGGCTACCAGGATCTGGAGGAGTCGATTCCGAGCGGTGAGAAGCTGGCCGTGGACTGGACGCTCTGCCAGGGCCACGGCCTGTGCGCGGACATCGTCCCCGAGCTCATCAGGCTGGGCCCCGACGGCTATCCGGCGCTGGCGGACGCCGCCGTACCAATGCATCTGCGCGGGCGGGCCCAGCGGGCCGTACGGCGCTGCCCCGCCCTGGCGCTCAGGATCGAGCAGCCGCCCGCCGAGACGCGCCCCGCCCTCCCGGCCGCCAACCGGCGGGCGCTGGGCAGCGGGCGCGGCTGACCAGGCAGCCGGACAGAAGGTCGGAACAAAAATAGCGGGCCACCCGATCCGGGTGGCCCGCTACTTCACTGTGGAGCTAAGGAGAATTGAACTCCTGACCTCCTGCATGCCATGCAGGCGCTCTACCAACTGAGCTATAGCCCCTTGTTGTTTGCCGCTCGGTTTCCCTTGGCGACATCGAGAACATTACACGGTCCCCCCGGTGCTTCACCAAATCGTTTCCGGTCCGTACCGAGATGCCCGATTCATCCCGGGTGAGTGATGAGCCGACCACAGGCCAGACGGTCGCGATCAGGCAGTCGCGAACGAGTAGAAGCGCTTGAGGGTGCAGTGCTCTTCCAGGAGCCTCCCGTAGATCGGCTCCCCCTCCAGCTCCCGGTACGTCTCGATGGGGTCGCCTTTTATGATCAGCGCCCGCGCGCATTCCTCGCACCAGTACTGGTACTCCGCGTTGACCGGGTCCATGTCCCTGACAATGGGCGTACCGCTGTCGCACCAGTCGCACTTACGCCTGTGTGCACCCATCAGTCAGCTCCAGCTGTGGCCGCAGGCCGTGCACACGTAGGAGACCCCTCCGTTGTCACCCAGAACCTGGGCGACATGGGACGAACCGCAGGACGGACAGCCGAGCCGGGATCGATCTTCGGACGTTGGAGAGCCGGAGCGCAGGGCGGCGACAAGCGGCAGGTCGGGGACGTGTTCGCGAGTCGCAGGCATCGCGCTCCCTCCCGATCGGTCCGTCGCCCCCTCCGGCGTTCCGATTCTGCCATGACCCCGCAAGAGGGTCAGCCCGCCGTGCGTCCTCCACGCAGAAGATCCCGCCCCCTGGTGGGGGCGGGATCCTAATTGTGGAGCTAAGGAGAATTGAACTCCTGACCTCCTGCATGCCATGCAGGCGCTCTACCAACTGAGCTATAGCCCCGCTGTTCGCTGTGTTTCCCTGCGTTTCCGCGCTGCGAACAAGAAGAACTTTAGCCTGTGACCTGCCGGAAAGTGAAATCCGGCCCGGTGCCGCCCGTGGACGGCCGGGAACGGCGCCCGGTCCGGCCCGATCCGAACGAGGCCCTAGTCGTCGTCGCCGAGCACCGGCTCGGGCAGCGTTCCGGCGTTGTGCTCCAGCAGCCGCCAGCCACGCGCTCCCTCACCGAGAACGGACCAGCAGCAGTTGGACAGCCCGCCGAGCCCTTCCCAGTGATGCGACTCCAGACCCAGCAGGCGGCCGATCGTCGTCCTGATCGTGCCGCCGTGGCTGACCACGACCAGCGTGCCATTGGCGGGGAGCTTCTCGGCGTGCTCCAGGACGACCGGAGCGGCCCGGTCGGCGACCTCGGTCTCCAGCTCGCCGCCGCCCCGGCGCACGGGCTCGCCGCGCTTCCACGCGGCGTACTGCTCCCCGTAGCGCTCGACGATCTCGTGGTGCGTCAGCCCCTGCCAGGCGCCTGCGTACGTCTCGCGAAGAGCCGCGTCATGAGCGACGGTCAGGCCGCTGACTGCGGCCAGCTCGGCGGCCGTGGCCGCCGCCCGCCGGAGGTCGGAGGCCACGATGGCGTCCGGCTTCAGCGAGGCGAGCAGCCGGGCGGCCCGGCGGGCCTGCCCGAGGCCGGCCTCGGTGAGCTCGATGTCCGTGGAGCCCTGGAAGCGACGCTCCAGATTCCATGCCGTCTGGCCGTGCCGCCAGAGGACGATCCTGCGGCCCCTGCCGCTGCTGCTGCCGTTCAGCTCTGGTCACCTTCCGTGCCGCCGTTGAGCTGCGCGTGCTCCTCGGCCTTGCCGCGGGTCTTGATCGCGTCCTCGGGGAGGGCGATCTCCGGGCAGTCCTTCCACAGGCGCTCCAGCGCGTAGAAAACGCGCTCCTCGCTGTGCTGGACGTGGATGACGATGTCGACGTAGTCGAGGAGGATCCAGCGGGCGTCGCGGTCGCCCTCGCGGCGCACCGGCTTGGCGCCGAGCT
Encoded here:
- a CDS encoding helix-hairpin-helix domain-containing protein, with amino-acid sequence MAGVPGADGGVDPGPASVPVVPASVPASVPVAAPERDAGRDDGANVPEVSGEPSRARRLVSAVRERLPLWVRLRCGLAPRTPLVLGLVLLAAVALGAFHFWSARPQAVRAPEPVAAEGDATDLTLPQEPLRSGGPDPVPRPVAGEAQGPAAGGEVVVDVSGKVHRPGVRRLPAGSRVADALRAAGGVRDGTDVTGLNRARVLADGEQVVVGLPPGLTAPGATGGGGGSQGAAGAPGLPGPAAPLSLNTATADQLETLPGVGPVLAQRMIDYRTENGGFRSVDELRQVTGIGDRRFADIQPLVRP
- a CDS encoding DegV family protein; amino-acid sequence: MSRHVAVVTDSTAYLPRPTMERHGITAVPLTVVLGDQALEEGTEISARSLALALQKRHSVTTSRPSPEVFAAAYRAAAVGGADAVVSLHLSAEFSGTYDAALLAAKDAPIPVRVVDTGMVAMALGFCALAAAEAAEAGGGLDEVAAAAEKRAAGTSAYFYVDTLDYLRRGGRIGTAQALLGSALAVKPILELDGGRIELLEKVRTASKAIARLEEIVAERAGEAAVDIAVHHLAAPDRADRLAERLRERVPGLVDLHVSEVGAVIGAHTGPGLLGAVISVR
- the leuS gene encoding leucine--tRNA ligase, translated to MSETNSAAETAAPHRYTAAMAADIEARWQDFWDAEGTYEAPNPTGDLAGDPELAARPKKFIMDMFPYPSGAGLHVGHPLGYIATDVYARHQRMTGHNVLHTLGFDAFGLPAEQYAVQTGTHPRVSTEANMENMKVQLRRLGLGHDNRRSFATIESEYYKWTQWIFLQIFNSWYDTEADRARPIAELVEQFENGTRATPDGREWSELTAAERADLLGQYRLAYASDAPVNWSPGLGTVLANEEVTADGRSERGNFPVFKAKLRQWNMRITAYADRLLNDLDGLDWPEAIKLQQRNWIGRSEGARVEFPVDTAGGITVFTTRQDTLFGATYMVLAPEHDMVERIIPAAWPEGTHPVWTGGHASPAEAVTAYRKQAAAKSDVERQAEAKDKTGVFTGAYATNPVSGEKVPVFIADYVLMGYGTGAIMAVPAHDARDFAFARAFELPMRCVVQPSDDRGTDPSTWDDAFSSYDAKLVNSANDEISLDGLGVVEAKATITEWLKEHGVGEGTVNFRLRDWLFSRQRYWGEPFPIVYDEDGIAHPLPESMLPLELPEVEDYSPRTFDPEDASAQPETPLSRNADWVNVTLDLGDGAGPRKYRRETNTMPNWAGSCWYELRYLDPNNDRQLVDPEIEQYWMGPREGQPTGGVDLYVGGAEHAVLHLLYARFWSKVLHDLGHISSAEPFHKLYNQGMIQAFVYRDSRGIAVPAAEVEERDGGFYYEGEKVSRVLGKMGKSLKNAVTPDEICAEYGADTLRLYEMAMGPLDVSRPWDTRAVVGQYRLLQRLWRNVVDEETGEVTVVDTEPGEDTLRALHKAIDGVGQDLAGMRFNTAIAKITELNNHLTKAGGPLSRSVAERLVLLIAPLAPHVAEELWRRLGHTESVVHQDFPVADPAYVVDETVTCVVQIKGKVRARLEISPSVTDEELEALALADDAVVAALGGAGIRKVIVRAPKLVNIVPA
- a CDS encoding NADH-quinone oxidoreductase subunit NuoF family protein translates to MNVPLPDVPEVRVVGLPQLTTGFDLVERLDLAMHLKVHGPLEPMTGERLAELAEAISLRGRGGAGFPFGRKLRAVAKASIRRGVRPVVVINGSEGEPACRKDTVLLNRAPHLILDGALLAAEALGARTLVVAVTRNSTEVSVRAALAERGLSDRRGLPLRARVVRTPERMVSGEASSVIRAANGGPALPPGRRERAAETGVGGAPTLLSNAETYAQLAVAARIGPRRYGHTGLPNEPGTVLLTVSGAVARPMVIEVPTGVPLRYILQLADAPPLPQGVLTGGYHGNWIDAVSSHNAVVSRESLATVGGALGAGAILPIGPDTCPLGESLRIANWLAAETAGQCGPCKLGLPAAAGGLSDLLNGGGPAALEALREVTQAVKGRGACKHPDGSARFLLSTLSAFTDDLAAHVLDGGCGRETAGVLPLPGPGYQDLEESIPSGEKLAVDWTLCQGHGLCADIVPELIRLGPDGYPALADAAVPMHLRGRAQRAVRRCPALALRIEQPPAETRPALPAANRRALGSGRG
- a CDS encoding histidine phosphatase family protein, which gives rise to MNGSSSGRGRRIVLWRHGQTAWNLERRFQGSTDIELTEAGLGQARRAARLLASLKPDAIVASDLRRAAATAAELAAVSGLTVAHDAALRETYAGAWQGLTHHEIVERYGEQYAAWKRGEPVRRGGGELETEVADRAAPVVLEHAEKLPANGTLVVVSHGGTIRTTIGRLLGLESHHWEGLGGLSNCCWSVLGEGARGWRLLEHNAGTLPEPVLGDDD
- the rsfS gene encoding ribosome silencing factor, translated to MTATDRSIELINAAAQAAADRLAHDIIAYDVSDVLSITDAFLLASAPNDRQVKSIVDEIEERLQKELGAKPVRREGDRDARWILLDYVDIVIHVQHSEERVFYALERLWKDCPEIALPEDAIKTRGKAEEHAQLNGGTEGDQS